In candidate division KSB1 bacterium, the genomic stretch GGGTCGTCCACCTTCACGACGGCGAGGGCGAGGTCGTTTCGGCGAAGGCGTCCGAGCCGCCACTCGGCGATGTTCACGCGGGCATTGCCCAGGATCGTGCCCACCTTGCCGATTACCCCGGGCCGATCGTAGTTCTTAATGATCAGAAAGCGCCCCTCCGGCTCGACATCCAGGCCGTAGCCGTCGATTTCCACGATGCGAGGAATGCTGCGCCCCAAGAGCGTGCCTGCCACCGTCTGCTTCTGCTTATCGGTGCGCACGTGGACGCGCATCAGATTGGTGTAGTCCTCGGGTTCGAAGGTGCGAGTCTGGCTCACGCGGATGCGGCGCTCGTCGGCAATGTAGGGCGCATTGATGTAGTTCACCTTCTCGCGCAAGATGGGTGCAAGCAGCCCCTTCAGCACGGCCACGGTCAGGGGCTTGACGTAATTAGCGATCTCCCCGTAGTACTCCACGGAGACAGCTTGCACCCGGCCCTCCACGGTCTGCACCTGCATCCGACCGATCCGCTCTGCAAGGTCCAGGAATGGCCGAAGCTTGAGGAATTCTTCGCGGCTCGCAATGGGCATGTTGACGGAATTCTCATATTCCCCGTGTTTGAGGGCTGCGATCACCTGCCGAGCCAACTGGACCGCCACGTTGACCTGCGCTTCCACGGTATTGGCGCCGATGTGGGGTGTGACAACTACGTTGTCCAGGAGGAGAAGCCGCGTGTCCTTCGGGGGCTCTTCTTCGAAGACGTCGAGCGCTGCGCCGGCCAGCTTGCCGGTCGTCAATGCGTGGTAGAGGGCCTCGGGATCGACAATGGGCCCCCGCGCCGCGTTGATCAGCAGCGCCCCATCTTTCATCATGTTGATCTCCCGGTGGGAGATCATGTGAAAGGTCTCATCGGTAAGAGGCGCGTGCAGGGTGACGATGTCGGACTGGCGCAGCAGCTGCTCGAAATCCACCAGAGGCACGCCGAGCTGCTCCGCCTTTTCCACGTTGACGTAAGGGTCGTAGGCGATGACGTGCATCTCAAAGGCTTTCATCCGCGTGGCCACCCGGCTGCCGATGCGTCCCAGTCCAATAATACCGAGGGTCTTGCCCTGGAGCTGAATGCCAAGGAATTTTTTCCGTTGCCACTCGCCCGCGCGCAGGGAGTTGTGTGCGTACGGGATGCGGCGGCAGAGGGCTAGGATCAGGCCAATGGTGTGCTCGACCGCGGCGATCGTATTGGCGCCGGGGGTGTTCATCACGGCCACGCCCTTCAGGCTGGCGTAGTCGATGTCCACGTTGTCCAGCCCCACACCGCCGCGGGCGATGACGCGCAGGTTCTCGCCGGCGTCGATGAGCTCGCGGTCGATGCTCGTCTCGCTTCGCGTAATGAGAGCATGGTACGGGGCGAGGGTCTTGAGAAGCTCCTCGCGGGATAGACCGACCTTCACGTCCACATCAAAGTCCGGCTCTGCCTTGAGGAGGGCAAGCCCCTCCGGCAGGATCTCCCCGGTTACCAGAATGCGAAAGCGGGAAGGCTTAGCTTCTTCCATCTCCACGATCCCTCCGCCTCGTCACGATCTTCTCTGCAGGTAGTCGTCCAGACAGGCCAGCAGCTCCCGGATATCGTCCTCCGTAAGCTCGCCCATGTGGGCGATGCGAAAGGTGTGCTCCTTCAAACTTCCGTAACCTGAGGCAATGAGAAAGCCATGGCGCCGGGCGTGATCGATGAGCTCCCGTGGCGCGAGCCGACCGCGGCTGTCCACTGCGGTAACGGTGGGCGAGAGGGCTGTAGGGTCGGCGAAGAGGGCCAGACGGTTGCGCGCCCAATCCTGCACCAGCCGGGCCATGCGAAGGTGACGACGGTATCGCTCCTCCATCCCCTCGTCGAGGATGCGGCGCAGCTGGACCCGCAGGCCAAAAAGATGCGGCAATGAGGGAGTGATGGGCGTCTGGCCCTCGGCTGCGCGCCGGGCCATCTCTACGAAATCGAAGTAATAGCCGCGGTCTTTCACGCTCGCAGCACGGTTCAGGGCGCGCTCGGAGATCGCACAGACTGCAAATCCCGGAGGGAGGGCCAAAGCCTTCTGTACGGAGGCGAGGCACAAGTCAAGCCCGAGGCGGTCAAACGCAATGGGCACTGCGCCCATCGAGGTCACGGCATCCACAAGGAGGAGAACACCGGGGTGCTGGCGCACGACC encodes the following:
- the serA gene encoding phosphoglycerate dehydrogenase — encoded protein: MEEAKPSRFRILVTGEILPEGLALLKAEPDFDVDVKVGLSREELLKTLAPYHALITRSETSIDRELIDAGENLRVIARGGVGLDNVDIDYASLKGVAVMNTPGANTIAAVEHTIGLILALCRRIPYAHNSLRAGEWQRKKFLGIQLQGKTLGIIGLGRIGSRVATRMKAFEMHVIAYDPYVNVEKAEQLGVPLVDFEQLLRQSDIVTLHAPLTDETFHMISHREINMMKDGALLINAARGPIVDPEALYHALTTGKLAGAALDVFEEEPPKDTRLLLLDNVVVTPHIGANTVEAQVNVAVQLARQVIAALKHGEYENSVNMPIASREEFLKLRPFLDLAERIGRMQVQTVEGRVQAVSVEYYGEIANYVKPLTVAVLKGLLAPILREKVNYINAPYIADERRIRVSQTRTFEPEDYTNLMRVHVRTDKQKQTVAGTLLGRSIPRIVEIDGYGLDVEPEGRFLIIKNYDRPGVIGKVGTILGNARVNIAEWRLGRLRRNDLALAVVKVDDPVPEEVLRQIEQVEDVVQVVPFEL
- a CDS encoding alanine--glyoxylate aminotransferase family protein, translating into MGAMHRLKLFIPGPTEVRSDVLQAMAQPPIGHRTEEARELILEVSDLLRQLLQTKQVVLLSTSSATGLMEGAIRNLVARRVLCTSCGAFGKRWYEIALANGKEAELLAFPEGKPVDPDAVRKRLANGGYEAVTLVHNETSTGVLNPLEEIAEVVRQHPGVLLLVDAVTSMGAVPIAFDRLGLDLCLASVQKALALPPGFAVCAISERALNRAASVKDRGYYFDFVEMARRAAEGQTPITPSLPHLFGLRVQLRRILDEGMEERYRRHLRMARLVQDWARNRLALFADPTALSPTVTAVDSRGRLAPRELIDHARRHGFLIASGYGSLKEHTFRIAHMGELTEDDIRELLACLDDYLQRRS